A single genomic interval of Carettochelys insculpta isolate YL-2023 chromosome 16, ASM3395843v1, whole genome shotgun sequence harbors:
- the TEKT4 gene encoding tektin-4: MAQSGVLLTREPAPQTVPVSELPMKVYEAALNTGPDSSCGLATAGFRTAKYLTEEWHQHNYAQYHQAFADRDGSERCRHESQSLAATAAALAQRTQGESTAELGRRLQDTHFWKSELQREIEDLTAETDLLAAQKVRLERALDATEVPSTIATDNLQCRERRQPADLVRDQVEVELLKEVELIRNVQELLKRTLMQAVNQMQLNRDHKQTCEMDWSDKVETYNIDDKCGRYNNQSTNIQFHPSSSKFEESASTPETWAKFSHDNIYRAERERLASINLRLLIDNILHDTAEDLHLQCAAVDEAFAKRCEELEDAKHKLEHHLKKTLKEIGDQENNIAALKQAIKDKEAPLKVAQTRLYDRSFRPNVELCRDPAQFRLISEVEELTESIESLKQKLLEAEQSLRNLEDTRMSLEKEIAVKSNSIFIDRQKCMAHRMRYPVVLKLAGYQ, from the exons ATGGCGCAGAGCGGGGTGCTGCTGACCCGGGAGCCGGCGCCGCAGACGGTGCCGGTGTCCGAGCTGCCCATGAAGGTGTACGAGGCGGCTCTGAACACGGGGCCGGACTCCTCGTGCGGCCTGGCCACTGCCGGCTTCCGCACCGCCAAGTACCTGACGGAGGAGTGGCACCAGCACAACTACGCCCAGTACCACCAGGCCTTCGCCGACCGCGACGGCTCCGAGCGCTGCCGCCACGAGTCGCAGAGCCTGGCGGCCACCGCCGCCGCCTTGGCCCAGCGCACCCAGGGGGAGTCCACCGCCGAACTGGGCCGGCGCCTGCAGGACACGCACTTCTGGAAGTCCGAGCTGCAGCGGGAGATCGAGGACCTGACGGCCGAGACCGACCTCCTGGCGGCCCAGAAAGTGCGGCTAGAGAGGGCGCTGGACGCCACCGAGGTGCCCTCCACCATCGCCACCGACAACCTGCAGTGCCGCGAGAGGAGGCAGCCGGCCGACCTGGTCCGGGACCAGGTGGAGGTGGAGCTGCTGAAG GAAGTTGAGCTTATCAGAAATGTCCAAGAACTTCTGAAAAGAACTTTGATGCAAGCTGTTAACCAGATGCA ATTAAATCGAGATCACAAGCAGACTTGTGAAATGGATTGGTCTGATAAGGTTGAAACTTACAATATTGATGACAAATGTGGAAGATACAATAATCAGAGCACCAACATCCAGTTCCATCCCAGCTCATCAAAGTTTGAGGAAAG TGCCTCAACACCTGAAACCTGGGCAAAATTCAGCCATGACAACATCTATAGGGCAGAGCGAGAGCGACTGGCTTCCATCAACCTCCGTTTATTGATTGATAATATCCTTCATgacacagctgaggatctgcatTTGCAGTGTGCTGCTGTGGATGAGGCTTTTGCTAAGCGCTGTGAAGAGTTGGAAGATGCTAAGCACAAACTGGAACATCATCTGAAAAAG ACCCTTAAGGAGATTGGTGATCAAGAAAACAACATTGCTGCTCTCAAGCAAGCTATTAAGGACAAAGAAGCTCCACTGAAAGTAGCTCAGACGAGGCTCTATGACAGATCTTTTAGGCCCAATGTGGAGCTCTGCAGAGATCCAGCACAATTCAG GTTGATCAGTGAAGTTGAAGAACTGACAGAATCCATTGAGTCTCTGAAGCAGAAACTACTGGAGGCTGAACAGTCTCTACGGAACCTAGAAGACACACGGATGAGCCTAGAGAAGGAGATAGCTGTGAAATCGAACAGCATTTTTATTGACAGGCAGAAGTGCATGGCCCATCGCATGCGATACCCTGTTGTCCTTAAACTAGCAGGATACCAGTAG